Proteins from one Chitinophaga oryzae genomic window:
- a CDS encoding carboxylesterase family protein, translated as MNYFRYLLVGCCLLMTAIGSRAQDLSVFSYEGYYHQGDTLRYRLLMPANYDIHKKYPLIVFLHGAGERGYDNNAQLLHGGTMFLRDSLRTGYPAFVLAPQCPASSSWAPMKLKRDSLGRIVAGEFPLDAPAPPAMAALNSLLDSLLATGKIDTKRVYIGGLSMGGMGTFYMITKRPELFAAAFPICGAGNTEEAGRFARKVPVWIFHGGADNVVPVEASRAYDTKLKSLRAEYKYTEYPGVGHNSWDNVFVEPDLFRWLFSHKKK; from the coding sequence ATGAACTACTTCAGATACCTGCTGGTTGGCTGTTGCCTCCTGATGACAGCCATCGGAAGCCGGGCACAGGACCTAAGCGTCTTCAGCTACGAAGGTTATTACCACCAGGGCGATACCCTGCGCTACCGCCTGCTGATGCCGGCGAATTACGACATCCATAAAAAATATCCGCTCATCGTTTTCCTGCACGGCGCAGGGGAACGGGGCTACGACAACAACGCGCAACTGCTGCATGGCGGCACCATGTTCCTGCGCGACAGTCTCCGCACCGGTTACCCCGCCTTTGTGCTGGCCCCGCAATGCCCTGCCAGCAGCTCCTGGGCGCCCATGAAACTCAAACGCGACAGCCTGGGCAGGATCGTGGCAGGCGAATTTCCGCTGGATGCCCCGGCGCCACCAGCCATGGCGGCCCTCAATTCGCTGCTGGACAGCCTGCTGGCCACCGGTAAAATCGATACCAAAAGAGTATACATCGGCGGCCTGTCGATGGGTGGCATGGGCACCTTCTATATGATCACCAAAAGACCTGAACTGTTTGCCGCCGCCTTCCCGATCTGTGGCGCAGGTAACACAGAAGAAGCCGGCCGCTTTGCCCGTAAGGTGCCAGTATGGATTTTCCACGGCGGCGCCGACAACGTAGTGCCCGTGGAAGCGTCCCGCGCTTACGATACTAAGCTGAAATCACTGCGCGCGGAATACAAATACACGGAATACCCCGGCGTGGGCCACAACAGCTGGGACAATGTGTTTGTGGAACCAGACCTTTTCCGGTGGCTGTTCTCCCATAAAAAGAAATAA
- a CDS encoding TolC family protein — MNKRIYQYALGACLLTGAGACTTQKELQLPERKVTPVTTAPAADTITLASFDRIFQDPYLKNLVDSALQNNYDLLAASRRISAAQANLMMARNAWLPSVNLSVTAGADHFADYTMTGVGNFDTNKSPNINEDQRVGTDLTPEYFVGIRSSWEIDLWGKLKQQRQATMARFLATSEARRLLTTQIVAGITSLYYELLAMDNELAIIHRNIKLQETAVATVHIQKDAGRATELAVQQFTAQLLSTQALEYGVKQEIASIENQLNALMGRLPQHIERSPVSDVVDSAYQPPVIPSGIPANLLLNRPDIQRAELELSATKADVKAARAAFFPGLTISPYAGFNAFKAGLLFKSPASVAWGALGSITAPIFNKKQLKAQYNISTANAYTAFYEYQQAIVNGYQEVATALNKVENQQQTYSLKSKEVLVLQQAVSTANILFTTGYANYLEVITAQKSVLEAELALVNTRKGMYQGLVSLYRSLGGSAAR; from the coding sequence ATGAATAAACGAATATATCAATATGCGCTGGGCGCCTGTCTGCTGACGGGTGCCGGCGCCTGCACCACCCAGAAAGAACTGCAGCTGCCGGAACGCAAGGTAACGCCCGTTACCACCGCGCCGGCTGCTGATACCATAACGCTGGCGAGTTTCGACCGTATCTTTCAGGACCCGTACCTGAAAAACCTGGTCGACAGCGCGCTGCAGAACAACTACGACCTGCTGGCCGCCTCCCGCCGCATTTCCGCCGCACAGGCCAACCTGATGATGGCCCGAAATGCATGGCTGCCCTCCGTCAACCTGTCGGTGACCGCCGGCGCAGACCACTTTGCAGATTATACCATGACCGGCGTGGGTAACTTCGATACCAACAAGTCGCCCAACATTAACGAGGACCAGCGGGTAGGAACAGACCTGACCCCGGAGTATTTCGTAGGTATCAGAAGTTCCTGGGAAATTGATCTCTGGGGTAAGCTGAAGCAACAGCGGCAGGCCACCATGGCCCGCTTTCTGGCCACCAGCGAAGCCCGCCGCCTGCTTACCACGCAGATAGTGGCAGGCATCACCAGCCTCTATTATGAGCTGCTGGCCATGGACAATGAACTGGCGATCATCCACCGCAACATCAAATTACAGGAGACAGCTGTGGCCACGGTGCATATACAGAAAGATGCCGGCCGCGCCACCGAACTAGCCGTACAGCAGTTCACCGCCCAGCTGCTGAGCACCCAGGCACTGGAATACGGCGTAAAACAGGAAATAGCTTCGATCGAAAACCAACTCAACGCCCTGATGGGCAGGCTGCCGCAACATATTGAGCGCAGCCCCGTATCGGATGTGGTCGACAGCGCCTATCAGCCACCGGTGATCCCTTCCGGCATCCCGGCCAACCTGCTGCTGAACCGGCCCGATATCCAGCGGGCAGAACTGGAACTGAGCGCCACCAAGGCCGACGTAAAAGCCGCAAGGGCCGCTTTCTTTCCCGGCCTCACCATTTCGCCATATGCGGGCTTCAATGCGTTCAAGGCCGGCCTGCTGTTTAAATCCCCTGCGTCTGTCGCATGGGGCGCACTGGGCAGCATTACCGCTCCCATCTTCAATAAAAAACAGCTGAAGGCACAATACAACATTTCTACCGCCAATGCCTATACGGCATTTTACGAATACCAGCAGGCTATTGTGAACGGTTACCAGGAAGTGGCCACCGCGCTGAATAAAGTGGAGAACCAGCAACAGACCTATTCCCTCAAATCCAAAGAGGTGCTGGTATTGCAACAGGCTGTATCCACCGCCAATATCCTGTTCACCACCGGGTATGCCAATTACCTGGAGGTGATCACCGCGCAGAAGAGCGTGCTGGAAGCGGAACTGGCGCTGGTGAACACCCGCAAAGGCATGTACCAGGGACTGGTATCCCTGTACAGATCGCTGGGTGGCTCGGCAGCCCGCTAA